The Catenulispora sp. GP43 genome includes the window CCGGGCCCGGGTACTGGGGCGTGTTCGCGCACGCCGACGTCAAGCGCGTCCTGCGCGACCCGCAGACCTTCTCCTCACACCTGGGCGGCACCCAGATCCGCGACCCCGAGACCCGGGAGGACCTGGGCTTCGTGCGCGCGATGATGCTGAATCAGGACCCGCCGGCGCAGTCCCGGCTGCGCCGCATCGTGGCGGCCGCCTTCACCCCGCGCGCGATCAGGCGCCTGGAGGAGACCATCGCCGAGCGGGCCCGCGTGCTCGTGGACGAGGTCCTGCCCGCCGGGCACGCCGACTTCGTCGAGGTCGCCGCCGACCTGCCGGTGTGGACGCTGGCGCGCATCATGGGCGTACCGGACGAGGACCGCCGGCTGCTGTACGACTGGGCCAACCGGGTGATCGGATATCAGGACGCGGACTACGCCGGCCTGAGCACCGCCGACGCAGCGGTACTCAGCCCTTTGGGCCGCGCGGCGCTCGCCGAACGTCCGGCCTCGATGACCCGTCCCGACGGTCGTCCGCTCAGCCCGCGCTCCCGGGCCGGCCTGGCCGACATGTACGCGTACGCACACGGTCTGGCAGCCGCCACTCCAGTCGGCGCCGAAGAAGACGGCGGCGGCATCGTCGGCCGCCTCCTGGCCGAAGGCCTCACCGACGACGAGTTCGAGAACATGTTCTTCCTCTTCGCCGTCGCCGGGAACGAAACCCTCCGCAACGGCATCCCCGGCGCGCTCCTCACTCTTCTGGAGCACCCCGACCAGCTTGACCGACTCCGCCGCGACCCCGGAACCCGCCTCGACCCGGCCGTCGACGAACTCCTGCGCTTCTGGCCGCCGGTCATGCAGTTCCGCCGCACCGCGACCTGCGACGTCACCCTCGGCGAACAGGAAATACAGATCCGCGCCGGCGACAAGGTCGTGGTCTACCACGCCTCCGCGAACCGCGACGAGACCGTCTTCCCCGACCCCGACCGCCTCGACCTCACCCGCAGCCCGAACGACCACGTCACCTTCGGCTTCGGCCCGCACTACTGCCTCGGCGCGCACCTGGCCCGGACCCAGATGCGCGCGATGCTCGGCCAGGTCCTCGCGCGGATGCCGCGGATCCGCCTGGACGGCGATCCGGTCCGTCTGACCTCCAACTTCCAGAACGGCCTGAAGCACCTGCCGGTCCGCTGGGACTGACTAGGCCCCGCGCTCCGCGAGCAAAGCCTCCAACCGGTCGACGAAAGCGGCCTGCGCACTGTTGATCTTTCCGCGGGCCTCCTCCGGCCCGAACCACTCGCCCCGGTCCACCTCGGGATACTCCCGCAGCACCCCCGACCGCGGCGGCCACTCGAGCTCGAACAGGTTGCTCACCAGCGCCGTCACGTCGAAGTCCGCCTCGACGCCCCAGGCCGTGACCACCTTCCCGCTCTTCTGCCGCACCGACCCGAGCTCCACCAGGCCGGCGGTGTCGACCACCGCCCCGGTCTCCTCCCGCAGTTCGCGCACGGCCGCCGCCATCGCGTCCTCGTCGTCGAGGTACTCGCCCTTGGGGATCGACCAGAAGCCCGCGTCCCGCTTGGTGAACAGCGGCCCGCCGGGGTGGACGAGCAGCACCCGCAGTTCCCCGTCCTCGAACCGGTACATCAGAATGCCCGCGCTCTGCTTCACCGCGGCACCTCCCCGAAGGCGATCTCGCTGCCGTCCGGGTCGAGATACGTGACCTTGCGGACGCCGTTCGCATACGTTTCCTGCTTCGCCGGCTCCACGCCGCGCTCGGCAGTGCCGGAGAGCACGGTGTCCAAGTCCTCGACGATCAGCGTCTGCAGCGCGTGGCCGGCGTGCTCCGGCCGCTCGACGATGTAGAACAGCCGGCCCTCGTCCAGCTGCCACACGGCCTCGGTCTCGTGCGGGAAGAACGTCGGGTCGGCGCCGAACAGCTTCCGATACCAGGCCGACGACGCCCCGAAGTCGGCGACGGCCACTCCCGCGAACAGGTTCAGACTCACCGGATCAGCCTGCCACGACCAGCACGATCTTCCCCCGCACATGACCGCTTTCGCTCGCCCGGTGCGCCTCGGCGACCTCGGCGAGCGGGAAGGCCCGAGCGACCGGCAGCGAGAACCGCCCGGCCTCGATCAGCGGGCCGACCTCGGCCAGCGCGTGCAGCGCCCGTCCCGAATCCCCCCGGCTGAACCGGACGCCGTGCTCCTGCGCCCCGGTGAAATCGGCGATCGTCAGCACGTTGTCGGCGCCGCCGGCGAGCCCGATCAGCTCCGGCAGCACCCCGCTCCCGGCGGCGTCGAGCGCCAGATCGACCCCGTCGGGGGCCAGCGCGCGCACCCGATCGGCCATCCCCTCGCCGTAGGCGACCGGCTCGGCGCCGAGCGAGCGCAGGTACTCGTGGTTGGCCGGGCTGGCGGTGCCGATCACCCGCGCCCCCCGCACCGCGGCGAGCTGGACCGCGGCGCTCCCGACCCCTCCGGAGGCGCCGTTGATCAGCACCGTGCTGCCTTTCTTCACCCCGAGCTGGTCGAGCGAGCGCGTGGCGGTCTCGACGGCGGCGGGCAGCGCTGCGGCGCCGGTGAAGTCGAGCGAGGCCGGGATCGGCGCGTAGTGCGAGAGCACCACCGACTCGGCCTGCGCGGCCCCGTCCATGGAGAAGCCGACCACCCGATCGCCGACCGCGACGTCCTCGACCCCGGCGCCGATCTCGTCGACCACCCCCGCGGCTTCGTACCCGAGCGTCTGCGGAAGCTCCTCGTCCATCAGCCCCCTGCGCTTCTTCCAGTCGCTCGGGTTGACCCCGGCCGCCCGTACCGCGATCCGCACCTGGCCGGGCCCCGGATGCGGTTCGGGCAGGTCCACGAGCTCCAGGACGTCCGGCCCTCCGAACCGGCTGAAACGGACAGCCTTCATGGTGTGCTCCGATCTGGGTCCCGGCCGGGTCGACCGCATGCTGGTGCTGGCAAGTCTGGCGTGCCCGCGGCGCCCGCGCACGTCCCGTGATCAGCCGCGGTCCGTCAGCCGCGGTCCGTCAGCCACGGGGCGAGCGCGAGGTCGGTGGCCGCGGTGATGTCGGCGATGGACTTCGACGCGGTCAGCGCGGTCCGCCTCGCCGCCTGGACGCGCGGCCGTGTCAGCCTGGTCGGCGACGCGGCCTCGTGTGTGTCCCTGCTCGGCGACGGCTCCAGCCTCGCCATCGCCATCGCCGGCGCCCACACGCTCGCCGACAGCCTCGCGAACCACCGCGACACCGCCGACGCGCTCCGCGCCTACGAACAGCGGCACCGCAAACTCGTGGCCGCGAAACAACGTACTGTCGGCCTCGCGGCTGCCTGGCTTCGCGAACCCGATCCGAGTAGCGGGGCAACCATGCCCCCGCCATTCGGCATCGTGCGGGGGTGAAGGGGGTTGGCATGCTCGAAACGAAAGAGCCGTCCGACGACGGCTTCGACCGGTTCATGGCGGAGCGGTGGCCGCGCATCCTGCGTTCGGCCTTCCTGCTCACCGGCGACCCGCACGACGCCGAGGACCTCGCCCAGGCCGCGTTCGAGCGGGCCTGCGCCTCGTGGGGGAGGGTACGGCGGGCCGAGAATCCGGACGCGTACCTGCAGCGGGTCCTCCTGAACTGCCATCGCAGCCGGTTCCGCAAACGCCGGGTGCCGGAGTACTCGGTCGCGGCCGTGCCCGAAGGGCTCCGCCTGGTCGGGGACCACGCCGAGGAGCACGGCGAGCGCGACGTCCTGATGGCCGCGCTGAACGACCTCGCGCCACGGCAGCGCGCCGTCATAGTCCTGCGGTTCTACGAGGACCTCACCGAGGCGCAGGCGGCCGACGTCCTCCGGTGCTCGGTCGGGACCGTGAAAAGCCAGACCGCCAAGGCGCTGGCCCGGCTGCGCAGGCACGGGCAGATCGTGGAGTTCGCCCCCACGGCACGCACCACATCCAAGGATCGGGAGGGCGCAGCATGAGCACGGGACACTTCCCCCACGAGGGCGCCGAGCCCGAGCCCGGCGACGCGTTGCGCTCCGGACTGCATGCCCGTGCCGGCCGCGTCGAGATCCCGCCGCCGCCGATCGGCGTGGTGCGGCAGCGCGCGCAGAGGCGGCGCCGGCGGCGCGGGATGGTCCAGGGGCTGTCGGGGCTGGCGGCCACGTGCGCGGTGGTCGTCGGGATCGTGGCGTGGTCGCCGGGGGGAGGCGATGTCAGCGAGCCGGGGCCGATGAATACGGAGTCGAGTTCGGCGACACCTTCGCGGACGCCTGCGCATTCGCAGACACCTACGCCTTCACGGACGCCTGCGCCTTCACGTATGCCGACGCCGACGACGTCCCGGACCACATCGTCTTCCGACTTCCTCCTGGCCTCGGATCTGGGAGCCGGTTGGACCGGGCCGGTCAGCTCGGCGCCTCATGTCGCGCCGATCTTGGGCGGTAGCCCCTGTGGCGTCTCCGGCTACTTCTCGCCGCCAATGCCGGTGGAGCCGGGCCCCAACAAGCTCTACTTCCCGCCGCACGCCGAGAACGGGTTCGGGGCGCAGGAAGCGATCTACACATACGCCGCGGGAACGGGGGCCTCCGTCATGGCGAAGGCGCGCACGGCGCTTGAGGCGGGGTGCGGAGATCCCCAGACAATCAAGCTGTTGGCTTCGCCTTCGACGGTCGCCGATGAAGCGATCGTGTTCACCGCCGGCGGAAGCGGCGGCAACATCCTGGTCCGCAGTGGCGACCGAGTCGCGTCGGCGGCTGTGGAGACCCTCCCGCCGGGCCAAGACCGCACGGCATCGATGGTGGCGCTGGCGAAGCAGATGGCGGTTCGCCTCACGGACGGCTGACCGCAGGGTGGGCTCGCCCGGATGGACCGCCCCCCTTGATCCGAAAGTTTGTTCGAGTAGGATCGCGAACCGTGGAACCGCTCATCCCGCTAGCCCGTGCCGTGGCCTCCGAGGTCGACCGCCTCGGAGGCTTCCCCGCCGCCGTCCACATCGACGGCCCGCGCTCCGTGGTGGTCATCGAGGGCCTCGCCGGCCCGGAGACCGCCGCCCGCATCCAGCATGCGCTCGGCCGCGTGCGCCTGCGCGTGGAGGCCGACGGCGCCGGCCGGCTGCGCGTCTACCCGAGTTGAGCGGGGGAGGGGGCGCGGCCGGCGGCTCCTACTGGTCCGGCGGCCCAGACGGCCCGGCACATCCGAACCGGCGCCAAGGCCCGAACGACTCCGCCGCTCCCAACACCCCCGCCCGCGACGCCCGCCGCCTTCCCCGTCCGCCCCGCGACGCCCGCCGCGTCGAGCCGCGCCAGCCCGCGATCTGGGTCCGCGTCGACGGCCGCTGGCTCCCCGGCCACATCCAGTGCTGGTTCACCCACCGCGGCCGCTGGGCCTGCTGGCTGTCCTACCAGGCCGACCCGGCGCACCCGACCGTGGCGGCGCTGTGGGGCCTGTTCGCCTACGACCCCGCGTCGATCGTCAGCCGCGCCGCCCACCCGACCCCGCCGGGTGCCTCCTGAACGGCGCGCGGCCCCGGACACGGGAGGTGTGTCCGGGGCCGCGCGTCGACTGCTGCTTCGCTTACGGCAGGGTCCATTGCTGGGCGTTGGTGCCGTTGCAGTCGTAGATCTGGACCTGCGTCCCCGACTGCGTGGTCGCGCCCGGGACGTCCAGGCACTTGTTGGACTGCGGGTTGTAGAGCGATCCGTTCGACTGCGGGATGAACACCTGGGATCCGGTGCCGTTGCAGTCGTACAGGTCGACCTTCGTGCCGTCCGCGGTGCCGGCCGCGTAGACGTCCAGGCACTTGCCCAGGACGTGCAGCGTGCTGCCGGCCTGGACCACGCTCCACTGCTGCGCGGCGGTGCCGTTGCAGGTGTAGATCTGCACCGGGTTGTAGTTCGCGGTGCTCGAGCTCCGGTCGTCCAGGCAGATGTTGGAGCCGACGCCGGAGTAGATCGGGCCGCTTCCCGGCGGGGGCGGCGGGTTGCCGCCGCCGTTGCCGGTGGTGGTGTAGGCCGCGACGTAGTCGACCTGCATCGTGCCGCCGGAGGCGGTGGAGCCGGTCGGAGTGGTGCAGCCGCACACGCCGTTCGGGAAGCCGCCGCCCATGGCCAGGTCGAGGATGATCGACAGGTTGTGGTCGTAGGCCTGCTGCCAGACCGAGGCGCCGACCTGGCCCTCGCTCACCGAGAAGTACTGGTTCCCGTCCAGGTAGAACGTGATGGACTCGTTGGAGGTGTCCGTGCGGTCCAGCACCATCGTGTACGTGTGGAAGCCGCTCTGGCAGCCGCCGCAGGCCCGCAGGCCGCTGCCGATGCCGTTGCCCTCGTTGCACACGCCGCCGGGGTAGGTGCCGCAGTGGATGGTGCCCGCGACCTCCGACAGGGCGTTGACGTCCTCCATGATGTCGATCTCGCCGTTCTCCGGCCACTGGCCGGGGCCCAGCATCCAGAACGCGGGCCAGTAGCCCAGGCCGCCGGTCGGCTGCTGGATCGAGGCGGTGACCTCCAGCTTGCCGCCGGCCGGCGCCCCGACGTTGGCGGTGGTGGTCTGCACCCGGCCCGACGTCCAGTTGCTCCCGCCGCCCAGCGCGGTGATGTCGAGGTTGCCGTTGCCGTCCAGGTGCACGTTGCTGGTCGAGTTCGTCATCGTCTCGATCTCGCCGGTGCCGAAGTTCGAGCCCGGACCGGTGTCGTACATCCACTGACCGTCGATGCCGCTGCCGGCGCCGCCGTTGAAGTCGTCGAGGAACACCTGGTTCCAGCCCGACGGCGGCGGGGGCGCCGAGGCCTGCGCGGCGCCGTCGGGCGCGACGGCCCAGGCCGCGAGCGCCACGGCCAGCGGCGCGGCCAGCGCCGCGAGGCGCCGGAAGCGTTTGCGGGCGGTGCGGGGTGGTGACTGCTGTGGGGCTGAGGACATGTGGGGATCTCCTGGTTTGACGCACCACGAATACCCGCGGACCAGGATCCGGGGCTGTGGCATCCACAGCCGGCATCATGCGTCCGCGCGGTCTATACCAGTTGCGCGCGCAAGCTTATGAAAGCGCTCTCACCGGGGGCTGTCCAGAACAGAGACAAAGAATCTTGATAATCTTTGCCTGGCTCAAGCGCTCTCGACCAGTTCCGAGAGCCGGTCCTCGGCCTCGGCGACCACCCACGAACCGGATCCCGTGGCCAGATCGACGACCTCCTCATAAGCCTTGCGGGCACTGGGCACGTCGTCGCGCAGATGATGGAGCTCCCCGACCAGCAACAGCGTCGTCGCGCGCAGCACGGGCGCCTCGAACTTGGTGCGCAGGTCCAGGGAACGTTCGTAGGTCGCGATGGCCTCGAGGTATTTGTCGCAGGCGCGATAGGCGTAGGCCATGGTGTCCAGGACGGTCGCCTGTCCCCAGATGTCGCCGAGTTCTTCGAAAAGCGCCAGCGATTCCTCGGCCAGCGGCACCGCGGCCTCGGCTTGGGCGTGGTCCAGGTGCGCCATGCACCACGCGACGAGATTCAGGCTTTGAGCCCGGGTCTTCTGATACGCCTTCGTCTTTTGCGCCCGGCTCAGTGTGAGTGCGAGCCGCGCCGCCTCCAGCCCCGGGCCGTAGTCGCCGCGCCGGGTGTGGACGCTGACCAGTCCGCACAGCGCCTGCGCCTCATAGAGTTCGTGGCCGATTCTGCGGTAGATGTCGACTGCCCGCTCGGCGTCGGCCGCCGCGTCGTCGAGGTCGCCCATGCCGCACAGCGCCCATTGCCGGCGGTCCAGCGCGTACGCCTGGGCCTCGGGGTGGCCGAGCCGCTCGGCGGCCAGCAGCGCCACCGTCTGCATCGCGGTCATCTCGCGGTATCGCCCGGTCTTCGTGTATTGCCCGACGAGGGACCAGGCGAGTTGCCAGGCCGCCGCGGGATGGGTGTCGGCCGCGGAGAGGACCAGTGATCGCAGCGATGCGAGTTCTGCTTCAAACCATTGGGAGGCGGCGTCCGCGTCGGCCAGCGGGACGATCGCGGGCGGAGCCGTCTGGAGCGGGAGGACGATCGGATTGCGTTTCGGGAACTGCAGGACGGCGCCGCGATAGGCCGTGTGGAGGTAGTGCTCCAGAAGCCGATCCTGTGCGGCTTCCCGCTCCGGGTCGCCCTCGGGCGGACAGTGCTCGAGGGCGTAGCGCCGCAGCAGATCGTGCATCTCGTGCCGGCCGTCGGAGCTGGTCCCCACCAGGTGCTGCTCCTGGAGCAGACCGAGCAGTCCGGCCGCGGTGTCCACGTCCACTCCGGCCAGGGCCGCGGTGGCCTCGACGGTGAAGTGGTCGCCGGGATGCAGGCCCAGCAGACGGAACATGCGCCGCGCCGGATCGGAGAGCGCACCGTAGGAGAGGTCGAAGACCGGACGCAGCGAACGGCCGCCGGCCGCGACGGCGTCGAGCCCGCCGGTGGCCAGCCGCTCGGCCAGGTCCCGCACCGACCAGCCGGGCCGGGAGCGGAGCCGGCCGGCGGCCAGCGCGACGGCCAGGGGCAGCCGCCCGCACAGATCGGCCACCCGCTCGGCGGCCTCGGGCTCGGCGCCGACCCGGTCCCGGCCGGCGACGGCCGCCAACAGCTCGACGGCCTCGGACACCGGGAACGCCTTCAGTTCCAGCGGTATGCAGCCGTCCAGTCCGGCCATGCTGCGCCGGCTGGTGATGAGCACCAGACAGCCGGAGACGGCCGGAACCAGGGGCCGTGCCTGCTCTTCGTCGGCGGCGTTGTCCAGCAGGATCAGCGTCTGGCGGCCGTGCAGGCGGTCGCGGAACATCGCGGCGCGCTCGTCGGCGTCGGCG containing:
- a CDS encoding NUDIX domain-containing protein, producing MKQSAGILMYRFEDGELRVLLVHPGGPLFTKRDAGFWSIPKGEYLDDEDAMAAAVRELREETGAVVDTAGLVELGSVRQKSGKVVTAWGVEADFDVTALVSNLFELEWPPRSGVLREYPEVDRGEWFGPEEARGKINSAQAAFVDRLEALLAERGA
- a CDS encoding cytochrome P450; translated protein: MTAEIFHPETYTRAVPYDRFAELRRTAPVCWIEEPAVGAWPAGPGYWGVFAHADVKRVLRDPQTFSSHLGGTQIRDPETREDLGFVRAMMLNQDPPAQSRLRRIVAAAFTPRAIRRLEETIAERARVLVDEVLPAGHADFVEVAADLPVWTLARIMGVPDEDRRLLYDWANRVIGYQDADYAGLSTADAAVLSPLGRAALAERPASMTRPDGRPLSPRSRAGLADMYAYAHGLAAATPVGAEEDGGGIVGRLLAEGLTDDEFENMFFLFAVAGNETLRNGIPGALLTLLEHPDQLDRLRRDPGTRLDPAVDELLRFWPPVMQFRRTATCDVTLGEQEIQIRAGDKVVVYHASANRDETVFPDPDRLDLTRSPNDHVTFGFGPHYCLGAHLARTQMRAMLGQVLARMPRIRLDGDPVRLTSNFQNGLKHLPVRWD
- a CDS encoding tetratricopeptide repeat protein; translated protein: MPDPGQVGGLAELIDLLGELRAWAGQPSYRALAKQAGAMMRPPQNVSASTVVDAFKTGRSRLDMDLVMAIVRALGVVEEADVARWREAYVRAHITAKAATAPSGVLRQLPADLATFTGRAEALADLVRAAGSGADRVVVASIEGMGGVGKTQLAVHAAHELTRAGRYADAQLYVNLRGFDPERPPADPADVLDVFLRALRVPTEQIPADADERAAMFRDRLHGRQTLILLDNAADEEQARPLVPAVSGCLVLITSRRSMAGLDGCIPLELKAFPVSEAVELLAAVAGRDRVGAEPEAAERVADLCGRLPLAVALAAGRLRSRPGWSVRDLAERLATGGLDAVAAGGRSLRPVFDLSYGALSDPARRMFRLLGLHPGDHFTVEATAALAGVDVDTAAGLLGLLQEQHLVGTSSDGRHEMHDLLRRYALEHCPPEGDPEREAAQDRLLEHYLHTAYRGAVLQFPKRNPIVLPLQTAPPAIVPLADADAASQWFEAELASLRSLVLSAADTHPAAAWQLAWSLVGQYTKTGRYREMTAMQTVALLAAERLGHPEAQAYALDRRQWALCGMGDLDDAAADAERAVDIYRRIGHELYEAQALCGLVSVHTRRGDYGPGLEAARLALTLSRAQKTKAYQKTRAQSLNLVAWCMAHLDHAQAEAAVPLAEESLALFEELGDIWGQATVLDTMAYAYRACDKYLEAIATYERSLDLRTKFEAPVLRATTLLLVGELHHLRDDVPSARKAYEEVVDLATGSGSWVVAEAEDRLSELVESA
- a CDS encoding NADP-dependent oxidoreductase, with protein sequence MKAVRFSRFGGPDVLELVDLPEPHPGPGQVRIAVRAAGVNPSDWKKRRGLMDEELPQTLGYEAAGVVDEIGAGVEDVAVGDRVVGFSMDGAAQAESVVLSHYAPIPASLDFTGAAALPAAVETATRSLDQLGVKKGSTVLINGASGGVGSAAVQLAAVRGARVIGTASPANHEYLRSLGAEPVAYGEGMADRVRALAPDGVDLALDAAGSGVLPELIGLAGGADNVLTIADFTGAQEHGVRFSRGDSGRALHALAEVGPLIEAGRFSLPVARAFPLAEVAEAHRASESGHVRGKIVLVVAG
- a CDS encoding SigE family RNA polymerase sigma factor, with translation MLETKEPSDDGFDRFMAERWPRILRSAFLLTGDPHDAEDLAQAAFERACASWGRVRRAENPDAYLQRVLLNCHRSRFRKRRVPEYSVAAVPEGLRLVGDHAEEHGERDVLMAALNDLAPRQRAVIVLRFYEDLTEAQAADVLRCSVGTVKSQTAKALARLRRHGQIVEFAPTARTTSKDREGAA
- a CDS encoding ricin-type beta-trefoil lectin domain protein, with the translated sequence MSSAPQQSPPRTARKRFRRLAALAAPLAVALAAWAVAPDGAAQASAPPPPSGWNQVFLDDFNGGAGSGIDGQWMYDTGPGSNFGTGEIETMTNSTSNVHLDGNGNLDITALGGGSNWTSGRVQTTTANVGAPAGGKLEVTASIQQPTGGLGYWPAFWMLGPGQWPENGEIDIMEDVNALSEVAGTIHCGTYPGGVCNEGNGIGSGLRACGGCQSGFHTYTMVLDRTDTSNESITFYLDGNQYFSVSEGQVGASVWQQAYDHNLSIILDLAMGGGFPNGVCGCTTPTGSTASGGTMQVDYVAAYTTTGNGGGNPPPPPGSGPIYSGVGSNICLDDRSSSTANYNPVQIYTCNGTAAQQWSVVQAGSTLHVLGKCLDVYAAGTADGTKVDLYDCNGTGSQVFIPQSNGSLYNPQSNKCLDVPGATTQSGTQVQIYDCNGTNAQQWTLP
- a CDS encoding VOC family protein, with protein sequence MSLNLFAGVAVADFGASSAWYRKLFGADPTFFPHETEAVWQLDEGRLFYIVERPEHAGHALQTLIVEDLDTVLSGTAERGVEPAKQETYANGVRKVTYLDPDGSEIAFGEVPR